In Dehalococcoidia bacterium, one DNA window encodes the following:
- a CDS encoding ATPase, T2SS/T4P/T4SS family, which yields MAASAPVGERERLLREEVREELRHVLDIDALAEPGPGEVERVRRVIAGRIDALNRRSASAGEPPLSDPEGLARRILDEILGLGPLQPLLDDPSVEEIIANGPHRVFAIEGGQKRLTDVFFEDDEELLRLVRRAVGRLGRRLDETSPMVDARLPDGSRLNAVIPPLTSRWTHVTIRKFLLRARTLDDLVGLGTLTNEAASFLEAAVQSGLNVLISGGTGSGKTTCLNALGASIAGAHERVVTIEETAELQLESMLPDCVGLQARLPNVEGVGSVSIRSLVKNALRMRPTRIIVGEVRGAEALDMLSAMNSGHEGSMCTIHANGPRQALSKLRTYAMMAEEALPARSVTEMIAEAIDLVVHLRLEAQSGRRLVASIYEVTGMEEDAVAGSELFALSEGGLRWTGIRPRCAARLVAGAYPWERAPTRG from the coding sequence ATGGCGGCTTCGGCGCCGGTGGGCGAGCGCGAGCGGCTGCTCCGGGAGGAAGTCCGCGAGGAGCTGCGCCACGTGCTGGACATCGATGCGCTGGCCGAGCCCGGGCCGGGAGAGGTGGAGCGGGTGCGCCGCGTCATCGCCGGACGCATCGACGCCCTGAACAGGCGGTCGGCTTCGGCGGGGGAGCCTCCCCTCTCCGACCCCGAGGGGCTGGCCCGGCGCATCCTGGACGAAATCCTGGGCCTCGGCCCCCTCCAGCCCTTGCTGGACGACCCGTCCGTCGAGGAGATCATCGCCAATGGCCCGCACCGGGTGTTCGCCATCGAGGGCGGGCAGAAGCGGCTGACCGACGTGTTCTTCGAGGACGACGAGGAGTTGCTGCGGCTGGTACGGCGGGCCGTAGGGCGGCTGGGCCGGCGGCTGGACGAGACCAGCCCCATGGTGGACGCCCGCCTCCCCGACGGGTCTCGCCTCAACGCCGTCATCCCGCCCCTCACCTCCCGCTGGACGCACGTCACCATCCGAAAGTTCCTGCTGCGGGCCCGCACCCTGGACGACCTGGTGGGTCTCGGCACGCTGACGAACGAGGCTGCGTCCTTCCTGGAGGCGGCGGTTCAGTCTGGGCTGAACGTGCTCATCTCGGGCGGCACCGGCAGCGGCAAGACCACCTGCCTCAACGCCCTGGGCGCCTCCATCGCCGGCGCCCACGAGCGCGTCGTGACCATCGAGGAGACCGCCGAGCTTCAACTGGAGTCGATGCTGCCGGACTGCGTCGGCTTGCAGGCCCGCCTCCCCAACGTGGAAGGGGTAGGCTCCGTGTCCATCCGCAGCCTGGTGAAAAACGCCCTGCGCATGCGGCCGACGCGGATCATCGTCGGCGAGGTGCGGGGCGCCGAGGCGCTGGACATGCTGTCCGCGATGAACAGCGGCCACGAGGGCTCCATGTGCACCATCCACGCCAACGGCCCCCGCCAGGCCCTCTCCAAGCTGCGCACCTACGCCATGATGGCTGAGGAGGCCCTGCCGGCGCGGTCGGTGACGGAGATGATCGCCGAGGCCATCGACCTGGTGGTCCACCTGCGCCTGGAGGCTCAGAGCGGGCGCCGCCTGGTGGCGAGCATCTACGAGGTGACGGGCATGGAGGAAGACGCCGTCGCAGGCAGCGAGCTTTTCGCCCTGTCGGAGGGCGGGCTGCGCTGGACAGGGATACGGCCCCGGTGCGCGGCGCGCCTGGTGGCGGGAGCGTACCCGTGGGAGCGGGCGCCAACACGAGGGTGA
- a CDS encoding P-loop NTPase, which produces MADAGDHRPPIRVLLAVGNPERERRLRDALSAEGLVVAERCLDGPSLAERAQASDTDVALASTDLHRLTTATLLAIREAQLPLVLLAEPTDIEKYAALAHILPGGCSGQEVTDAVRQAVERGAVYGASPAGDGRQMEEKTSGGSGPAGGRVIALLSGKGAPGVTTVAIGLAAALSERGRRVVLVDADLRGGNVGPYLDLDPRRGLVGLAFGRNGASAAGAVEEELQEGPGFMVLSGLERPDSGLGMSAELVTAAFTTLRETFDDVLVDVGEVVAGASSPASDAVLRGADRLLVVVGADLVALWNARVVIRHVREGLGVAPEAVGVVLNRREGREHYAAEEVERALDLPVLAVLPEDRRAVRRAVAEQLPVTAAGGPVAREVRGLGALLLAESVTEERAVTGSPRRFPFALKGVRRS; this is translated from the coding sequence GTGGCAGACGCCGGTGACCATCGACCTCCGATACGGGTCCTCCTAGCTGTTGGCAACCCCGAGAGGGAGAGGCGGCTGCGTGACGCCCTCTCAGCCGAGGGCTTGGTGGTGGCGGAACGCTGCCTGGACGGGCCGTCACTCGCCGAGCGGGCGCAGGCGTCCGACACAGATGTAGCCCTGGCTTCGACTGACCTCCATCGCCTCACGACCGCCACCCTGCTGGCTATTCGAGAGGCGCAATTGCCGCTGGTGTTGCTGGCCGAGCCCACCGATATCGAGAAGTACGCGGCCCTAGCGCACATCCTTCCCGGCGGCTGTTCGGGCCAGGAAGTGACCGATGCAGTGCGCCAGGCCGTGGAGCGGGGCGCCGTTTACGGGGCCTCGCCTGCTGGTGATGGACGCCAGATGGAAGAGAAGACGAGTGGGGGGAGCGGCCCCGCCGGGGGGCGCGTCATCGCCCTGCTGAGCGGTAAGGGTGCGCCGGGGGTGACCACGGTGGCCATCGGCCTGGCAGCCGCGCTGTCGGAGCGGGGCCGCCGCGTCGTGTTGGTGGACGCGGACCTCCGGGGCGGCAACGTCGGCCCCTACCTCGACCTGGACCCGCGCCGCGGGTTGGTGGGCCTGGCCTTCGGGCGCAACGGAGCGTCGGCCGCGGGCGCCGTGGAGGAGGAGCTTCAGGAGGGGCCGGGGTTCATGGTGCTGTCCGGCCTGGAGAGGCCGGACAGCGGGCTCGGCATGTCCGCGGAGCTGGTCACGGCGGCCTTCACAACCCTGCGAGAGACGTTCGACGACGTGCTGGTGGACGTGGGAGAAGTCGTTGCTGGCGCCTCGTCCCCCGCCTCCGACGCCGTCCTCCGTGGAGCAGACCGGTTGCTGGTCGTGGTGGGTGCCGACCTGGTGGCGCTGTGGAACGCCCGCGTTGTCATCCGGCACGTCCGCGAGGGCCTGGGCGTGGCGCCGGAAGCTGTGGGCGTCGTGCTGAACCGCAGGGAGGGTCGCGAGCATTACGCGGCGGAGGAGGTGGAGCGGGCGCTGGACCTCCCCGTCCTGGCGGTGCTGCCGGAGGACCGTCGGGCCGTGCGGCGAGCGGTGGCGGAGCAGCTGCCCGTCACAGCGGCGGGCGGCCCGGTCGCCCGGGAGGTGAGGGGGCTGGGCGCGCTCCTCCTGGCCGAGAGCGTAACCGAGGAGCGGGCAGTGACTGGCAGCCCGCGCCGGTTCCCCTTCGCCCTGAAGGGAGTGCGGAGGAGCTGA
- a CDS encoding RcpC/CpaB family pilus assembly protein produces the protein MATTTARRRWMGLAAPAGLDGRMLLGVALVAASVVGGLLFWGSTSETVPVLVAARDFPAGHTIQADDLSVARVRLEGSLSSLAVREGELDQVVGHTAGTTVHAGEMVVWPDLASGPIIGPNDVAVTVPVEADAVYPGLRPGDTVAVLATTNKGKPESRTVTLLERAVVYHVSLEPGRIAIGRGADGAEADRGLTNVTLVVPKSEAELLAHAVVNGDVTLALLAPESGSGTSAP, from the coding sequence ATGGCAACGACGACCGCTCGGCGCCGCTGGATGGGTTTGGCAGCCCCTGCAGGGCTGGATGGCCGTATGCTGCTCGGCGTCGCTCTGGTGGCCGCCTCGGTTGTAGGCGGCCTTCTTTTCTGGGGGTCCACGTCGGAGACCGTGCCGGTTCTCGTAGCCGCCCGAGACTTTCCGGCGGGACACACCATCCAGGCCGACGACCTGTCGGTGGCGCGGGTGCGCCTGGAAGGGAGCCTCTCCTCCCTGGCGGTCAGGGAGGGCGAGCTTGACCAGGTAGTGGGCCATACCGCCGGCACGACGGTCCACGCCGGCGAGATGGTGGTGTGGCCGGACCTAGCCTCCGGCCCGATCATCGGCCCCAACGACGTGGCCGTGACCGTACCCGTCGAGGCCGACGCCGTGTATCCGGGCCTGCGGCCTGGGGACACCGTGGCAGTCCTGGCCACGACCAACAAAGGGAAGCCGGAGAGCCGGACCGTGACGCTGCTGGAGCGCGCTGTCGTCTACCACGTGTCCCTGGAGCCGGGACGCATCGCCATCGGAAGGGGCGCCGACGGCGCCGAGGCGGACAGGGGGTTGACGAACGTGACGCTCGTCGTGCCCAAGTCCGAGGCGGAGCTCCTCGCCCACGCCGTGGTGAATGGCGACGTGACGCTTGCTCTCCTGGCGCCGGAAAGCGGCTCCGGAACGTCGGCGCCGTGA
- a CDS encoding XRE family transcriptional regulator: MSATLAERIDCLFRTHLSPRGREYSYREVAAAISKRDGREGETISAAYIWGLRTGAKDNPTMRHLQALARFFQVSPAYFFEEELTEFPETEVRLLAASRPETLRRLAVTLLGLSDESLNAVLSLACRMRRLEGLPVE, encoded by the coding sequence GTGAGTGCCACCCTAGCGGAGAGGATCGACTGCCTCTTCCGCACCCACCTCAGCCCTCGCGGTCGCGAGTACAGCTACCGGGAGGTGGCGGCGGCGATCTCCAAGAGAGACGGCCGGGAGGGGGAGACCATCTCGGCCGCCTACATCTGGGGGCTGAGGACCGGCGCCAAGGACAACCCCACCATGAGGCACCTACAGGCGCTGGCCCGCTTCTTCCAGGTGTCGCCGGCCTATTTCTTCGAGGAGGAGCTCACCGAGTTCCCGGAGACGGAGGTGCGGCTGCTCGCCGCGTCGCGCCCGGAGACTCTGCGCCGCCTGGCAGTGACGCTGCTGGGGCTGAGCGACGAGAGCCTGAACGCTGTGCTCAGCCTGGCCTGCCGGATGCGGCGGCTGGAGGGCCTGCCGGTCGAGTAG
- a CDS encoding ATP-binding protein: protein MTAIRAVMAWSCGKDSAVALWRLQANPGYEVVGLFTTITEDYRRVSMSGVREELLAAQAAALELRLYTVPIPAACSMETYETAMAKAVEGLVTDGVGAIGFGDLFLEEVRSYREQRLAGTGLHPVFPIWGEDTRRLSRWLIRSGFRATLVCVDPKVVPSDFAGRRYDDALLDDLPRGVDPCGENGEFHTFVHDGPNFRSPIAVTVGDRVVRDGFCFADLLPGGD from the coding sequence GTGACGGCAATTCGAGCGGTGATGGCGTGGAGTTGCGGCAAGGACAGCGCCGTCGCCCTCTGGCGGCTCCAAGCAAACCCAGGCTACGAGGTGGTCGGGCTGTTCACCACCATTACCGAAGACTACAGGCGGGTCAGCATGTCCGGAGTGCGAGAAGAACTGCTTGCGGCTCAAGCCGCGGCCCTGGAGTTGCGGCTGTACACCGTCCCCATCCCGGCGGCCTGCTCGATGGAGACGTACGAGACGGCCATGGCGAAGGCCGTCGAGGGGCTGGTGACCGATGGGGTCGGAGCCATCGGCTTCGGCGACCTCTTCCTGGAAGAGGTTCGTTCCTACCGGGAGCAAAGGCTGGCTGGCACCGGGCTACATCCGGTCTTCCCGATCTGGGGCGAGGATACTCGGCGCCTCTCGAGGTGGCTTATCCGCAGTGGCTTCCGGGCGACCCTTGTCTGCGTTGACCCGAAGGTGGTGCCCTCGGACTTCGCTGGAAGGAGGTATGACGACGCTCTCCTCGATGACCTGCCAAGAGGCGTCGACCCCTGCGGCGAGAACGGAGAGTTCCACACGTTCGTTCATGACGGCCCGAACTTCCGCTCGCCGATCGCCGTCACGGTAGGTGACCGCGTGGTCCGCGACGGCTTCTGTTTTGCGGATCTCTTGCCAGGAGGCGACTAG
- a CDS encoding DUF6166 domain-containing protein — MKVYSGKRVFERESTTRGEPFVVVENVADDGPSDRRPLTHVPYHSPDGVEWGYAGSGPADLALAILADYFEEPPEFVLAALRSMWTPRSKAAALHQRFKERFVATQQTLGAPGQLALALLR, encoded by the coding sequence ATGAAGGTCTACAGCGGAAAGCGGGTCTTCGAACGCGAGAGCACCACGCGCGGCGAGCCATTCGTAGTCGTCGAGAACGTCGCCGACGACGGGCCCTCCGACCGCCGCCCGCTCACGCACGTCCCGTACCACTCGCCAGACGGCGTCGAGTGGGGATACGCCGGCAGCGGCCCGGCCGATCTCGCGCTGGCCATCCTGGCCGACTACTTCGAGGAGCCACCGGAGTTCGTGCTGGCGGCCCTGCGCTCGATGTGGACGCCGCGCTCGAAGGCGGCCGCTCTCCATCAGCGGTTCAAGGAGCGGTTCGTTGCCACGCAACAAACCTTGGGAGCACCGGGGCAACTAGCCCTAGCCCTTCTAAGGTAA
- a CDS encoding DEAD/DEAH box helicase yields MGLLDTLRRFSRIAPPQVVELAEEEMSWPSIKARSVSIPTIEPPDLSRDLVLTRPEIVETAALGQPEVVQVDGHPWLPAFEIIDLLDSLARPVAYGTIYIKKEEEVRRRGQSQTKTRVEPFRLSQRLDPKGPKGLDIFELLLPILMPPAATEFLDELLFPEELYPFQRAGVKFLFDNESALLADDMGLGKTVQAITAFRALIRRSLALQALVVCPKSVLTNWMRELNRWAPELVGIRVHGGQQGRRLAWRAYVGKCHVLVTTYETVRQDREAIRGRVFDLVVADEVQRIKNPNTAASRAVRSLSAKRRWGLTGTPLENTLEDMVAVFGFIKPGLFEASEIPYLSPRAVRERARPYVLRRRKEEALPELPDKVVDTKWLELTESQRMAYDRAEREGTARLQQTPGVTVQHVLALIQQLKQVCNFDPDTGESAKADFLLEEFLEEACQDDGKALVISQYVKALEELEKRVQEYKPLVYTGKLSTAQRSRVEEAFSSKDEHKVLLLSLRAGGLGLNLTRANYVLHFDRWWNPAAERQAEDRTHRIGQLKTVFVTRLICQDTIEERIEQLLERKKILFEEVVDELADVTLERVLSEEELFGLFGLTPPRRAYVGPPEAAREPVPQAPAEKRPAIVIKPEEPFSNVVRLRRILRESEEFIWWADLHFHARALEELIETIDPAVVRQVRILSGPANVDERAKRDFARFREEVQRKGITAEWRVLPAFAHDRFIISQNACYNVPPVNSLLRGSYAEILETPNRPPFDDWWAKAAPIEDLP; encoded by the coding sequence ATGGGCCTATTAGATACCCTCCGCCGCTTCTCACGTATCGCTCCTCCGCAGGTCGTTGAGCTCGCTGAAGAGGAGATGTCGTGGCCCAGCATCAAGGCTCGGTCGGTGTCAATCCCGACGATCGAGCCTCCAGACCTGTCTCGCGATTTGGTGCTAACACGGCCCGAGATAGTAGAGACGGCGGCTCTGGGCCAGCCGGAAGTCGTCCAAGTTGACGGTCACCCCTGGCTACCGGCGTTCGAGATCATCGACCTACTGGACTCTCTCGCCAGGCCCGTTGCCTACGGGACTATCTACATCAAGAAAGAGGAAGAGGTACGTCGGCGAGGCCAGTCGCAGACCAAGACCAGAGTGGAGCCGTTCCGCCTTAGCCAGCGCCTTGATCCTAAGGGGCCGAAAGGCTTAGACATCTTCGAGCTGCTTCTCCCGATACTCATGCCGCCAGCAGCGACTGAGTTTCTGGATGAGCTGCTCTTCCCCGAGGAACTGTACCCGTTCCAGCGAGCGGGTGTGAAATTCCTCTTTGACAATGAGTCTGCGCTGCTCGCTGACGATATGGGCCTCGGCAAGACCGTCCAGGCGATCACGGCCTTCCGAGCGCTCATTCGCCGGTCGCTCGCTCTGCAAGCGCTCGTCGTTTGTCCGAAGAGCGTCCTCACGAACTGGATGCGTGAACTCAACCGGTGGGCTCCTGAACTTGTCGGGATTCGAGTTCATGGTGGTCAGCAAGGACGGAGGCTGGCCTGGCGCGCATATGTGGGAAAGTGCCACGTGCTAGTCACCACATACGAGACAGTGCGGCAGGATCGGGAGGCCATCAGGGGACGCGTATTTGATCTGGTAGTCGCTGACGAAGTGCAGAGGATCAAGAACCCGAACACCGCCGCCTCCCGAGCCGTTCGAAGCTTGAGTGCCAAGCGACGCTGGGGGTTGACCGGCACACCGCTCGAAAACACGTTGGAGGACATGGTTGCTGTCTTTGGGTTCATCAAGCCAGGGCTTTTTGAGGCCAGCGAGATTCCTTATCTATCGCCCCGAGCCGTTCGTGAGCGGGCCCGGCCTTACGTTCTTCGTCGCCGCAAGGAGGAAGCACTTCCCGAGCTTCCCGATAAGGTTGTCGACACTAAGTGGCTGGAGCTAACCGAATCCCAGAGGATGGCCTACGATCGAGCGGAACGTGAGGGAACGGCCCGACTCCAACAAACACCCGGTGTCACCGTTCAGCACGTTCTGGCCCTCATCCAGCAGCTCAAACAGGTGTGCAACTTCGATCCTGACACGGGAGAGAGCGCCAAGGCAGATTTCCTTTTGGAAGAGTTCCTCGAAGAAGCCTGCCAGGACGACGGAAAGGCTCTAGTGATTTCTCAGTACGTGAAAGCGCTTGAAGAGCTCGAGAAGAGGGTTCAGGAGTACAAGCCACTTGTCTACACCGGGAAGCTGTCCACCGCCCAGCGAAGCCGGGTGGAAGAGGCCTTCTCGTCGAAGGACGAGCACAAAGTTCTTCTTCTCTCCTTGAGAGCTGGCGGGCTAGGCCTCAACCTGACTCGCGCCAACTATGTATTGCACTTCGACCGGTGGTGGAACCCCGCGGCCGAACGTCAGGCAGAAGACCGGACGCATCGTATTGGCCAGCTCAAGACCGTGTTTGTGACGCGACTCATCTGCCAGGACACCATTGAGGAACGGATAGAGCAACTTCTCGAAAGAAAGAAAATTCTGTTCGAAGAAGTCGTGGATGAGCTGGCCGATGTGACCCTGGAGCGCGTACTGTCGGAAGAAGAGCTATTCGGCTTGTTCGGGCTAACGCCGCCGAGACGCGCCTATGTGGGCCCCCCTGAAGCGGCGCGAGAACCCGTCCCTCAAGCTCCCGCGGAAAAGCGCCCGGCCATCGTGATAAAGCCCGAGGAACCGTTCTCTAATGTCGTGAGGCTCCGGCGTATTCTTCGTGAGAGTGAGGAGTTCATCTGGTGGGCCGACCTACACTTCCACGCCCGAGCCCTCGAAGAGCTCATAGAGACTATTGATCCTGCGGTGGTCCGACAGGTGCGGATTCTATCGGGCCCGGCCAACGTTGATGAGCGGGCCAAGCGAGACTTCGCCAGATTCCGCGAAGAGGTACAGCGCAAGGGGATCACTGCTGAGTGGCGCGTGCTGCCAGCCTTCGCTCATGATCGCTTCATCATCAGCCAGAACGCCTGTTATAACGTCCCGCCTGTGAACAGCCTACTAAGAGGGAGCTACGCTGAGATACTCGAGACCCCTAATCGGCCGCCCTTCGACGACTGGTGGGCGAAAGCAGCCCCCATAGAGGACTTACCTTAG
- a CDS encoding UvrD-helicase domain-containing protein, with translation MLDLSRLNPEQREAVTAGDGPVLVVAGPGSGKTAVIAARVAYLIDQGIAEPSEVLAVTFTNKAGRELKRRLASVLGEQAQDVSAGTFHAFALRVLRQWGGHFGFDPDHLSVYGDEEDRRAALNQALADLGLDPKGQPRQALLESISRAKDRLLWPDDVRANDPEQAEIYAAYQEALRRRNALDFDDFLLFAVRLLEENEEAAQWLRETHRYVLVDEYQDVNYAQHRLLALLTAEHGNLFAVGDPLQNLFSWRGSDIRYLLEFQRDYPEARVLALEQNYRSTQVILAAANALSAALHYGRRNLWTANPTGIPVIVRPAEDPQAEAAFVVAEVRRLLAEGFVGSPADCAVLYRTNAQARELELACLEAGLPYSVRGNNDFLARKEIRDLMAYLRLIHNPSDVAALGRIVNTPPRRLASLEKRIRDGEELTLARLEAEFPCELKGDRSQQSLRGFLDTMGVLVAMASDGPPALLVEAVLEMTGYRAWLGSQENGEKRLENLDAFHALAERSEAEALAEFLDELSLATDIDTGSSADGLALSTIHAAKGLEWPVVFVAGLEDGLLPHARALDGLEGEGGPLEEELRLLYVAVTRAVDRLYLTYARRRTSRGHPLTAAPSRFLQHVPRDLVEHRAA, from the coding sequence GTGCTCGACCTCTCCCGCCTCAATCCGGAGCAGCGGGAGGCGGTGACCGCTGGCGACGGCCCCGTCCTGGTGGTGGCCGGCCCCGGCTCCGGCAAGACGGCGGTCATAGCCGCCCGCGTCGCCTACCTCATCGACCAGGGCATCGCCGAGCCTTCGGAGGTGCTCGCCGTCACCTTCACCAACAAGGCCGGTCGCGAGTTGAAGCGCCGCCTGGCCTCGGTGCTGGGCGAGCAGGCCCAGGACGTCTCGGCCGGCACCTTCCACGCCTTCGCTCTGCGCGTCCTGCGCCAGTGGGGCGGCCACTTCGGCTTCGACCCCGACCACCTCTCGGTCTACGGCGACGAGGAGGACCGGAGGGCCGCCCTCAACCAGGCCCTGGCCGATCTCGGCCTCGACCCGAAAGGACAGCCCCGGCAGGCTCTGCTGGAGTCCATCAGCCGGGCCAAGGACCGGCTGCTCTGGCCCGACGACGTTCGGGCTAACGATCCGGAGCAGGCCGAGATATACGCCGCCTACCAGGAGGCGCTCCGTCGGCGCAACGCCCTGGACTTCGACGACTTCCTCCTCTTCGCCGTGCGGCTGCTGGAGGAGAACGAGGAGGCGGCCCAGTGGCTGCGGGAGACCCACCGCTACGTGCTGGTGGACGAGTACCAGGACGTGAACTACGCCCAGCACCGGCTGCTCGCCCTGCTGACAGCGGAGCACGGAAACCTGTTCGCGGTGGGCGACCCGCTGCAAAATCTCTTTTCGTGGCGGGGCAGCGACATCCGCTACCTCCTGGAGTTCCAGCGGGACTACCCGGAGGCACGGGTGCTCGCCTTGGAGCAGAACTACCGCAGCACCCAGGTCATCCTGGCCGCGGCCAACGCCCTCAGCGCCGCTCTCCACTACGGCCGGCGCAACCTCTGGACGGCCAACCCCACCGGCATCCCGGTCATCGTGCGACCGGCCGAAGACCCCCAAGCGGAGGCGGCCTTCGTCGTCGCCGAGGTGCGAAGGCTGCTGGCCGAGGGCTTCGTCGGCTCTCCGGCCGACTGCGCCGTCCTCTACCGCACCAACGCCCAGGCCCGCGAGCTGGAGCTGGCCTGCCTGGAGGCCGGGCTGCCCTACAGCGTGCGGGGCAACAACGACTTCCTGGCCCGCAAGGAGATCCGTGACCTCATGGCCTACCTGCGGCTGATCCACAACCCGTCGGACGTGGCAGCCCTGGGGCGAATCGTCAATACGCCTCCGCGCAGGCTTGCCTCCCTGGAGAAGCGCATCCGTGACGGCGAGGAGCTGACCCTGGCCCGCCTCGAGGCTGAGTTTCCCTGCGAGTTGAAGGGAGACCGCAGCCAGCAGTCCTTGCGCGGGTTTCTAGACACGATGGGGGTGCTCGTGGCTATGGCCTCCGACGGTCCCCCGGCGCTCCTTGTCGAGGCCGTCCTGGAGATGACCGGGTACCGCGCCTGGCTCGGCTCTCAGGAGAACGGCGAGAAGCGCCTGGAGAACCTGGACGCTTTCCACGCCCTGGCCGAACGGTCGGAGGCGGAGGCGCTAGCCGAGTTCCTGGACGAGCTCAGCCTGGCCACGGACATAGACACCGGCTCCAGCGCCGACGGCCTCGCTCTCTCCACCATCCACGCCGCCAAGGGGCTGGAGTGGCCGGTGGTGTTCGTGGCTGGACTGGAGGACGGGCTGCTCCCCCACGCCCGCGCTCTAGACGGGCTCGAGGGCGAGGGCGGCCCTCTGGAGGAGGAGCTGCGCCTCCTGTACGTCGCCGTGACCAGGGCGGTGGACCGGCTCTATCTGACCTACGCCCGGCGACGGACCAGCCGGGGGCACCCGCTCACTGCCGCGCCGTCGCGCTTTCTCCAGCACGTCCCCCGCGACCTGGTGGAGCACCGCGCCGCCTGA
- a CDS encoding CHC2 zinc finger domain-containing protein, which yields MYDVISIRRSNPIEEVAARSGVDLRSAGRRLVGNCPFHRDGRPSLVVYPANQSYFCFGCGAGGDVIDFVARLHGVGFKEAAAMLVGPGAEQRIHDTSKVVRLPAASRLTALSPTEAEVIDAAVQFYHDALWRSGDALAYLAARGVSPATARRCRLGFGCRGLAEYLRSRDLSLAAARSGGLLSGEWDTMLGRVVIPDIRGGRAAWLTGRSVDGRNPRYLNLRVATPLLGLGVTRSDQVVVTEGPFDWLTAAQWGMPAVALLGTRVSRSTVEALARFHRVYLALDCDEAGQRAAAQLATELTGQALIVDLPPGVHDLNDLGRLAGGREAFLRCLDETNSRKERRWDSNDAPPALRAA from the coding sequence ATGTACGACGTCATCTCCATTCGCCGGTCGAACCCCATCGAAGAGGTAGCGGCCCGGTCCGGCGTGGACCTGCGCTCCGCGGGTCGCCGCCTGGTCGGCAACTGCCCCTTCCACCGGGACGGCCGGCCCAGCCTGGTGGTCTACCCGGCCAACCAGAGCTACTTCTGCTTCGGCTGCGGCGCCGGCGGCGACGTCATCGACTTCGTGGCCCGCCTGCACGGCGTGGGCTTCAAGGAAGCGGCGGCGATGCTGGTCGGCCCCGGCGCGGAGCAGCGAATACACGACACCTCGAAGGTTGTCAGACTGCCGGCCGCGTCCCGGCTAACGGCCCTCAGCCCAACGGAGGCGGAGGTGATTGACGCCGCTGTCCAGTTCTACCACGACGCCCTCTGGCGAAGCGGCGACGCCCTCGCCTACCTGGCAGCACGGGGCGTCAGCCCGGCCACGGCCCGGCGGTGTCGCCTCGGTTTCGGGTGCCGCGGTCTCGCCGAATACCTGCGCAGCCGTGATCTCAGCCTGGCCGCTGCCCGCAGTGGCGGTCTCCTCAGCGGCGAATGGGACACGATGCTCGGTCGCGTCGTGATCCCAGACATCCGTGGCGGCAGGGCCGCTTGGCTCACCGGACGCAGCGTCGACGGGCGGAACCCCCGCTACCTCAACCTGCGAGTGGCGACGCCCTTGCTCGGCCTCGGCGTCACGCGGAGCGACCAGGTGGTCGTGACCGAAGGTCCTTTCGACTGGCTGACGGCCGCCCAGTGGGGCATGCCAGCTGTGGCGCTCCTCGGCACCCGCGTGTCGCGCTCCACGGTGGAGGCCCTCGCTCGTTTTCACCGCGTGTACCTGGCGCTGGACTGCGACGAAGCGGGCCAGCGGGCCGCTGCTCAACTGGCCACTGAACTCACGGGCCAAGCCCTCATCGTGGATCTGCCGCCGGGCGTCCACGACCTGAACGACCTGGGACGCCTGGCTGGCGGCCGGGAAGCGTTCCTGCGCTGCCTCGATGAAACAAACAGCAGAAAGGAAAGGCGATGGGATTCAAACGACGCCCCGCCCGCTCTGCGCGCCGCCTAA
- a CDS encoding RAD52 family DNA repair protein has protein sequence MGFKRRPARSARRLRLRRRVEHAQSEALPSRVLALLEQPLDPLLVSERETRDGRLVQYIEGWAIINQANRVFGFDGWGSEVVGEVNYRPLSLADPDTGESLAVGMYTATVRVAVRGCPPKADVGCSFVSQDTPEAHEAAYKGAVTDAMKRALRHFGDQFGNKLYVRRNGLDAMPALSESDGAPQPSPPPSPAKVEEMRRRVLELSARLGVDEDKALAWVEKRYGQPLDALSAEQVADAVRSLADELNRRNGVPAGGRPNRRRAA, from the coding sequence ATGGGATTCAAACGACGCCCCGCCCGCTCTGCGCGCCGCCTAAGGCTGCGCAGGCGTGTTGAACACGCCCAAAGCGAAGCGCTGCCCAGCCGGGTGCTCGCCCTGCTGGAGCAGCCCCTGGACCCGCTCCTCGTCTCGGAACGGGAGACCCGCGACGGACGGCTCGTCCAGTACATCGAGGGCTGGGCCATCATCAACCAGGCCAATCGCGTCTTCGGCTTCGACGGCTGGGGCTCGGAGGTGGTGGGCGAGGTCAACTACCGCCCGCTCAGCCTGGCCGACCCTGACACCGGCGAGTCGCTCGCCGTGGGGATGTACACGGCCACGGTACGGGTCGCCGTCCGGGGCTGCCCGCCGAAGGCCGACGTGGGCTGCTCGTTTGTGTCGCAGGACACGCCCGAGGCGCACGAAGCCGCCTACAAAGGGGCGGTGACCGACGCCATGAAGCGGGCGCTTCGCCACTTCGGCGACCAGTTCGGTAACAAACTGTACGTGCGTCGTAATGGCCTCGATGCTATGCCTGCCCTGAGCGAAAGCGATGGGGCGCCGCAACCGTCGCCGCCTCCTTCTCCGGCAAAGGTCGAGGAGATGCGCCGCAGGGTTCTGGAGCTGTCGGCGCGCCTGGGCGTAGACGAGGACAAGGCGCTGGCCTGGGTGGAGAAGCGCTACGGCCAGCCTCTCGACGCTCTCAGCGCAGAGCAGGTCGCGGACGCCGTCCGCTCCCTCGCCGACGAACTGAACCGCCGCAACGGTGTCCCTGCGGGCGGTCGGCCGAACCGCCGTCGGGCTGCTTGA